A window of the Cloacibacillus sp. genome harbors these coding sequences:
- a CDS encoding aminotransferase class V-fold PLP-dependent enzyme, whose translation METYKIPLVPGPSSVPLKYREVYLTDFGSADLEEDFFALLSENVSLLQKTLKTKNDVVIGSGEAMSVLWGALKSVAAPGSRVLAVSNGLFGHGFGEMAEAIGVTADYLEAPDGDFVTASALRDKIAEFRPDIITAVHCETPSGLLNPIGEIAPVAAESGALFIVDFVASAIGTDVRVDEWGIDLGLLGSQKCLSLLPDICALTVSDKAWKRAEEVNYAGYDAILPWRGALEMKATPYTHNWHANKALNLALKSVLEEGLENSFKRHEEAAALCRLRARQLGLSLYAAKEELASPTVTAIMVPDGWSWPEFDAALRVEGLAVGGSYGALAGKVFRIGHMGSQADKALVLRGMEVIEHVLASKKA comes from the coding sequence ATGGAGACCTACAAAATACCGTTGGTGCCCGGCCCCTCTTCGGTGCCTCTTAAATACCGCGAGGTCTATCTGACGGACTTCGGCAGCGCGGACCTTGAAGAGGATTTCTTTGCTCTGCTTTCCGAAAACGTTTCGCTTCTTCAAAAGACACTGAAAACTAAAAACGACGTCGTAATAGGCTCGGGCGAGGCCATGTCCGTGCTTTGGGGCGCGCTCAAAAGCGTGGCCGCACCAGGCAGCCGCGTGCTTGCCGTATCAAACGGCCTCTTTGGACACGGCTTCGGCGAGATGGCGGAGGCGATAGGCGTCACAGCGGACTATCTCGAAGCGCCTGACGGGGATTTCGTGACCGCCTCCGCGCTGCGCGACAAAATAGCCGAATTTCGCCCAGACATCATCACCGCCGTACACTGCGAAACGCCAAGCGGGCTGCTGAACCCGATAGGCGAAATAGCGCCGGTGGCGGCAGAAAGCGGCGCGCTCTTTATCGTCGACTTCGTGGCAAGCGCAATAGGCACAGACGTCCGCGTCGACGAATGGGGCATCGACCTCGGGCTGCTGGGGAGCCAGAAGTGCCTTTCGCTGCTGCCGGACATCTGCGCGCTCACCGTAAGCGATAAAGCGTGGAAGCGTGCAGAAGAGGTGAACTACGCGGGCTACGACGCGATACTTCCGTGGCGCGGCGCGCTTGAAATGAAGGCTACGCCCTACACGCACAACTGGCACGCGAACAAGGCGCTGAACCTAGCGTTAAAGAGCGTGCTAGAGGAAGGGCTAGAAAACTCCTTCAAGCGTCACGAAGAGGCAGCCGCCCTATGCCGCCTCCGCGCGCGCCAGCTCGGGCTTTCGCTGTACGCGGCGAAGGAGGAGCTTGCCTCCCCCACCGTCACCGCGATCATGGTGCCAGACGGATGGAGCTGGCCTGAATTTGACGCGGCCCTCCGCGTTGAGGGGCTTGCCGTCGGCGGCAGCTACGGAGCGCTTGCCGGAAAGGTCTTCCGCATAGGGCACATGGGAAGCCAGGCGGATAAAGCGCTCGTCCTGCGCGGCATGGAGGTCATAGAACATGTGCTTGCCTCAAAAAAGGCCTGA
- a CDS encoding GatB/YqeY domain-containing protein — protein MSDLGERIQKDLVAAMKAKDELTLSVLRMLKSAEQLAQVEKGKDNPLTDDDILVLVRRLLKQRFEAAEMYKNGGALDRAERELAEATVLEAYQPAQLSDEELIKIVKTVAETVGASGPKDMGKMMGKTMAAAKGQADGNRVKAAVQQYLDQLV, from the coding sequence ATGTCTGACCTAGGAGAAAGGATCCAAAAGGATCTGGTTGCAGCTATGAAGGCAAAAGACGAGCTGACACTCTCCGTACTGCGGATGCTGAAATCTGCCGAACAACTGGCGCAGGTGGAAAAGGGAAAAGACAACCCGCTGACGGACGACGATATACTTGTATTGGTCCGCCGCCTACTAAAGCAGCGCTTTGAAGCCGCGGAGATGTACAAAAACGGCGGAGCGCTCGACCGTGCCGAACGCGAGCTCGCGGAGGCCACGGTGCTTGAGGCATACCAGCCGGCGCAGCTCTCGGACGAGGAACTGATAAAGATAGTAAAAACCGTTGCCGAAACAGTCGGCGCATCCGGCCCGAAAGACATGGGCAAAATGATGGGCAAGACTATGGCGGCGGCGAAGGGCCAGGCTGACGGAAACAGGGTCAAAGCGGCAGTTCAGCAATATCTGGATCAGCTCGTTTAA
- the rpsU gene encoding 30S ribosomal protein S21, with protein sequence MTTVTRRDNESIEDALKRFKRELRKVGVLREAKKHEHYEKPSEIKKRKKAEMARNKGRRADY encoded by the coding sequence ATGACCACCGTAACAAGACGCGACAACGAGTCGATCGAAGATGCACTCAAACGTTTTAAAAGAGAGCTTCGGAAGGTGGGCGTGCTTCGTGAAGCGAAGAAGCATGAACATTACGAAAAACCCAGCGAAATCAAAAAACGTAAGAAGGCCGAGATGGCACGAAACAAAGGCAGGAGGGCGGATTATTAA